The uncultured Bacteroides sp. genome has a segment encoding these proteins:
- a CDS encoding helix-turn-helix transcriptional regulator, with protein sequence MNQLSKEIRTYTFSEFEGNNPSFSLRRLEDLYRMKHGESDIPHRHDYYTIIFFEKGAGTHIVDFTEYPIEDHSIYFIIPGQMHQVIPTSEPKGWTMKFTDEFLISNSISEKLINSIYLFNEYGQSPPLSINEIQMPVYLNIISQIEFFSNSLESYTQEAIGALMKLFFIQSNNHCSLHKSNNPQLQETTNQLLHSFKQLLNKHYASMHLVADYANKLNVTADYLNKTVKSITGKSAKDHIQTKIIIEAKRSLLFSEISSKELAYELGFEESAHFNNFFKKITGQTPSEFRVLARQS encoded by the coding sequence ATGAATCAGCTCTCAAAAGAAATAAGAACATATACCTTTTCTGAATTCGAAGGAAATAATCCTTCTTTCTCACTCAGACGACTCGAAGATTTGTATCGCATGAAACACGGCGAATCCGATATTCCGCATCGTCATGATTATTATACCATTATTTTTTTTGAGAAGGGAGCTGGAACTCATATTGTTGACTTTACGGAGTATCCGATTGAAGATCACAGCATTTATTTTATTATTCCCGGACAGATGCATCAGGTAATACCTACTTCCGAACCTAAAGGCTGGACAATGAAATTTACCGATGAGTTTTTAATATCCAATTCCATTTCCGAAAAACTGATAAATAGCATTTACCTGTTCAATGAATACGGTCAGTCTCCTCCGCTATCTATCAATGAAATACAGATGCCTGTCTATCTCAATATAATTTCTCAGATAGAGTTTTTTTCTAACTCTTTGGAAAGTTATACGCAGGAAGCCATTGGGGCATTGATGAAACTTTTCTTTATACAAAGCAATAATCATTGTTCGCTGCATAAAAGCAATAATCCACAGTTGCAGGAAACCACCAATCAGCTGTTGCATTCGTTCAAACAACTGCTGAACAAACATTATGCCTCTATGCATCTGGTGGCCGATTATGCCAATAAATTAAATGTTACAGCCGATTATCTCAATAAAACGGTGAAGAGCATTACGGGAAAATCAGCCAAAGATCATATTCAGACTAAAATAATTATAGAAGCAAAACGTTCACTACTTTTTAGTGAGATCAGCAGCAAAGAGCTGGCTTACGAACTTGGCTTCGAAGAATCGGCCCATTTCAATAACTTTTTTAAGAAGATTACCGGTCAAACTCCCTCCGAATTTCGAGTTTTAGCACGTCAGTCCTGA
- a CDS encoding pirin family protein has product MKTILHKSETRGHANHGWLDTHHTFSFADYYNPQRVHFGMLRVLNDDRIAPGEGFGKHPHDNMEIITIPLYGDLEHKDSMGNHGVITTGEIQVMSAGTGIFHSEFNKNKNKEVGLLQIWVLPNKKNVTPRYDQITLADIQKPDEFYQILSPNPEDQGVWIYQNAWFHLGDLSEGWKGTYQLKDKKNGVYFFVIEGKVTVAGQELNRRDGLGVSEAESIEITTSAKTKLLVMEVPMQ; this is encoded by the coding sequence ATGAAAACAATATTGCATAAATCAGAAACACGTGGACATGCCAATCATGGCTGGCTCGATACCCACCATACTTTTAGCTTTGCCGATTATTACAACCCTCAACGTGTGCACTTTGGTATGCTAAGAGTACTAAACGATGATCGCATAGCACCAGGAGAAGGTTTTGGCAAGCATCCTCATGACAACATGGAGATAATTACCATTCCACTTTACGGCGATCTGGAACATAAGGACAGCATGGGCAACCACGGCGTTATCACTACCGGTGAAATTCAGGTGATGAGTGCCGGGACCGGTATCTTCCATAGTGAGTTCAATAAGAATAAAAATAAAGAAGTGGGCCTACTGCAAATATGGGTACTCCCTAACAAAAAGAATGTAACACCGCGGTATGATCAGATTACTCTGGCCGATATTCAGAAACCCGATGAATTTTATCAGATACTTTCACCTAACCCTGAAGATCAGGGCGTATGGATATATCAGAATGCCTGGTTCCACCTCGGCGATTTATCTGAAGGATGGAAAGGAACGTACCAACTGAAAGATAAGAAGAACGGCGTTTACTTCTTTGTAATAGAAGGAAAAGTAACAGTTGCCGGACAGGAGTTGAACAGAAGAGACGGACTAGGTGTTAGTGAAGCAGAGTCAATAGAAATAACAACATCTGCAAAAACAAAACTTCTGGTAATGGAAGTACCAATGCAATAA
- the hcp gene encoding hydroxylamine reductase, translated as MFCNQCQETAKNTGCTINGVCGKKEDTANIQDLLIFACQGLAFATIEARKKGIDTNVESKHITNGLFITITNANFDNKAIMKSINDCITLRDNLKTKAHISEKNDALDWKGTSEADFYEKAKQVSTLFFDKDEDIRALKQYTLFGVKGIAAYAEHAFNLGFEEQDIYNFMEETLVMIYRPMNLKDMLDWLVRTGEHGVKVMALLDKANTSTFGNPEISKVNIGVGKNPGILVSGHDLNDLEQLLIQTEGKGVDIYTHSEMLPSHAYPHFKKYKHLVGNYGNAWHRQLDEFETFNGPVLFTTNCLVPPRKTTTYNDRIFTTGAAGMPEWKVIDKKLVNGHKDFSEIIELAKKCPPPTEIENGEITIGFAHNQVLSLADKILKAVNSGAIKKLVVMSGCDARQKSREYYTEFAKQLPKDTVILTSGCAKYRYNKLKLGDINGIPRVLDAGQCNDSYSWAVVALKLKEVLKLDDINKLPIIFNIAWYEQKAIIVHLALLYLGIKNTHIGPTLPGFLTPNLLKIVQDSFGVQTITTAEEDMKSFGLN; from the coding sequence ATGTTTTGTAACCAGTGTCAGGAGACAGCCAAGAATACGGGCTGCACCATCAACGGAGTTTGCGGTAAAAAAGAAGATACCGCCAATATTCAGGATTTATTAATATTTGCATGTCAGGGACTTGCATTTGCAACTATCGAGGCCCGAAAGAAAGGGATCGATACTAACGTAGAGAGTAAACACATTACTAATGGCCTGTTCATAACTATCACAAATGCCAATTTTGATAACAAAGCAATAATGAAGTCTATCAATGATTGCATCACTCTCCGGGATAACCTGAAAACAAAAGCACATATTAGTGAAAAGAATGATGCACTTGACTGGAAAGGAACAAGCGAAGCAGACTTTTATGAAAAAGCAAAGCAGGTTAGCACTTTATTCTTTGACAAAGACGAAGATATCCGTGCATTGAAACAATACACCTTGTTTGGGGTAAAAGGCATTGCAGCCTATGCGGAACATGCCTTCAATCTGGGATTCGAAGAACAGGATATATACAACTTCATGGAAGAGACTCTTGTTATGATTTACAGACCTATGAACCTGAAAGATATGCTTGACTGGCTTGTAAGAACCGGTGAACATGGAGTTAAGGTGATGGCTTTGCTTGACAAAGCAAACACTTCCACTTTTGGCAATCCTGAGATTTCTAAGGTTAACATCGGAGTTGGAAAGAATCCAGGTATCCTGGTCAGCGGACATGATCTGAATGATTTGGAACAGCTATTAATACAAACTGAAGGTAAGGGCGTTGATATTTATACTCATTCTGAGATGCTGCCTTCTCATGCTTATCCTCATTTTAAGAAATACAAACATCTGGTGGGAAACTACGGAAATGCATGGCACCGACAGCTTGATGAATTTGAAACATTTAATGGCCCTGTTCTCTTCACTACCAATTGTCTGGTACCTCCACGCAAAACAACCACCTATAACGATAGGATATTTACAACAGGAGCTGCTGGAATGCCCGAATGGAAAGTGATTGATAAGAAACTGGTTAATGGTCATAAAGACTTTTCTGAAATCATAGAACTAGCAAAAAAATGTCCGCCTCCTACAGAAATTGAGAATGGTGAAATAACTATCGGCTTTGCACATAATCAGGTCTTATCTCTTGCTGATAAGATTCTGAAAGCTGTAAATTCCGGAGCTATAAAAAAACTGGTTGTGATGTCGGGTTGTGATGCACGTCAAAAAAGCCGTGAATATTATACTGAATTTGCAAAACAACTGCCCAAAGATACTGTGATTCTCACTTCGGGATGTGCTAAATATCGCTATAACAAGTTGAAATTGGGCGACATCAACGGTATACCAAGAGTGCTGGATGCCGGTCAGTGCAATGATTCGTATTCATGGGCAGTAGTTGCGCTTAAATTAAAAGAAGTTCTGAAACTGGACGACATTAATAAATTACCAATTATCTTTAATATTGCCTGGTACGAGCAGAAAGCGATCATCGTTCACCTTGCCTTGCTGTACCTCGGAATAAAGAATACACATATCGGTCCTACTTTGCCTGGATTCTTAACGCCTAACCTTTTAAAAATTGTTCAGGACAGTTTTGGTGTTCAGACTATCACAACCGCGGAAGAAGATATGAAATCTTTCGGACTTAATTAA
- a CDS encoding DoxX family protein, with protein MNTIKKFLATDQQSWSLLVARLALGLVILPHGMQKALGAFGGYGFSGTLGAFQSMGMPLLIGVLVILAEFVGSIGILVGAGTRFMAFSVGLTMAGAAVLGGHINNGFFMNWFGAQKGEGVEYFILVVGLALVLLIGGSGRYAVDNLISDKLKTK; from the coding sequence ATGAACACAATTAAAAAATTCTTAGCAACAGACCAACAATCATGGTCATTATTAGTAGCACGTTTGGCATTAGGCCTTGTTATATTACCTCACGGAATGCAAAAAGCCCTCGGAGCTTTCGGAGGATACGGCTTTTCTGGCACACTCGGAGCCTTTCAATCCATGGGAATGCCACTTCTCATTGGAGTTCTGGTAATTCTGGCAGAATTTGTAGGAAGCATAGGTATTCTTGTTGGAGCAGGAACCCGCTTTATGGCTTTCTCTGTTGGTTTAACAATGGCAGGAGCTGCTGTCCTTGGCGGACATATCAACAATGGATTTTTCATGAACTGGTTCGGAGCGCAAAAGGGCGAAGGTGTTGAATACTTCATTCTTGTTGTTGGTCTGGCTCTTGTTCTTCTCATTGGCGGAAGCGGACGCTATGCTGTCGACAATCTTATTTCAGATAAACTAAAAACAAAATAA
- a CDS encoding two-component regulator propeller domain-containing protein, with protein sequence MRKYLFFLCLYLFIPFLALIAQPLCKVKPFSVNNGLSNGFVSTILQDQSGYIWFSTWNGLNRYDGYEFRTYKALPGDGCTLTSNRISCIWDTRYDDIWCQTYDNRIYLFDTTNEKFIDVLLPTEKIHHQTYNIKSVYPLKKGISWIICNGGNAFRVDDRQCKNGNGIYQYGTYNQTLKGNSVFSVFQDSQNDEWILTDKGINIIGKKKIRSDFPFQYIKEYGGSIFLVSSSDRIAVYNIVTQQLKFIKLPDVVTRINTVEQTKDGSLLIGTNKGLLAMNMRSEQYKLYDIRTSKQPINDIELVFKDSKGYVWMFTKEPGVVRLNMHKGDIKHFVTSPEEIIKYERKNRKLIFEDKVGTVWVVPTDGNFSYFDPKSNKLASFMTEAGNPKSIFAPNIINYFIDHQGNCWLACNRGAQKISFFPHRYEEKLNNQKYETRCLFKDSLKRIWVASKNGAIRIFNQDGSLFGYLNAQGTISKTQVSFERNVYCIFADNRGIIWMGTKKDGLFRLNAKSPNQFGIKQYIHQDNDLYSISHNSIYTICQDDKDRVWIGTYGGGLNLLQEDQHGNMKFLHSGNILKNYPDEHGMRIRHISKTPKGVILIGTTDGLITFSEQFRQPEEIKFYRNMRIPQISSSLSGNDIMYTFTDKRNRTYVATLTGGINKILSSNLLTDFIRFKHYTMANGLGSDLVSSISEDTHGYLWAVSENSLSKFDPNREVFDNFSSNFIQQESNFSEASSVFMSDNRLLLGTDIGLLTVNTDKMRKSRYIPNIVFTGLKIQGKAQEIALNKLKVLSLKPSERNVTFQFAAIDFTNPDEINYAYKLKGLEKNWNYVDKNRTANYINLPPGEYELQIRSTNGDGFWVNNVRSLSVHVLPTFWETYWAWILYLFLFVCITLITVYILFYIYRLRHQVNIEQELAEIKLKFFTDISHEFRTPLTLISSPVNEVLECEELSLKARNHLTLVQKNTERMLRLVNQILDFRKIQNKKMRLFIEETDISELLNKVMGNFNLIAKEKQINYSLQTDGATIYAWIDRDKFEKILFNLLSNAFKYTSYGKSVKIGLSSNKNYFSISVTDEGIGIEPSKLTSLFQRFGSLTKSNFLQPSSGIGLSLVKEMVELHHGDIQVKSELGKGSEFRINLPLRRDIYEADARAEFILNDSPEINNLSQKELECNKELAKNSFDNEEECSILIVEDNYELRSFLRDILNTNYQIIEASNGKEGVEKALQFIPDLIISDVMMPIMDGLDMVKEIKENRNTCHIPIILLSAKSSLDDRIKGLEQGIDDYITKPFSSSYLKARIVSLLKQRQLLQEMYMASLSNKQGIETSSMLSPSTPKIASYDELFIQQIMDFMEEQMDNSELTIDEIAENLMLSRTVFYKKLRSIVGLSPVDFIREIRIKRAAQLIETDKFNFSQVAYMTGFNDPKYFSKCFKKQMKITPSEYKDGLHKKQ encoded by the coding sequence ATGAGAAAATATCTGTTTTTTTTATGCTTATACCTTTTTATTCCTTTTCTGGCACTAATAGCCCAGCCGTTGTGCAAGGTTAAACCATTTTCTGTTAATAATGGTTTGTCTAATGGATTTGTTTCGACTATTTTGCAAGATCAGAGTGGATATATTTGGTTTAGTACCTGGAATGGTCTAAATAGATATGATGGATACGAATTCAGGACTTATAAGGCACTGCCTGGTGATGGATGCACCTTAACGAGTAACCGTATTTCTTGTATTTGGGACACCAGATATGATGACATCTGGTGTCAGACTTACGACAATCGGATTTACTTATTCGACACGACTAATGAGAAGTTTATAGATGTATTGCTTCCAACTGAAAAGATACACCATCAAACATACAATATCAAATCGGTATATCCATTAAAGAAAGGTATTAGCTGGATAATTTGCAATGGTGGAAATGCTTTTAGAGTGGATGATCGTCAGTGTAAAAACGGTAATGGAATATATCAATATGGAACCTATAACCAAACACTGAAAGGCAACTCTGTTTTTTCTGTTTTTCAAGACTCTCAAAATGATGAATGGATACTAACTGATAAGGGTATTAATATAATCGGAAAGAAAAAAATCAGAAGTGATTTTCCTTTCCAATATATTAAAGAATATGGTGGTTCAATATTTCTTGTGTCTTCATCAGACAGAATAGCGGTTTATAATATTGTCACACAGCAATTAAAATTTATAAAACTGCCCGACGTAGTTACCAGGATCAATACCGTTGAACAAACCAAAGACGGCTCTCTCTTAATAGGAACAAATAAAGGTCTGCTAGCAATGAATATGCGAAGTGAGCAGTATAAATTGTACGATATCCGAACCAGCAAACAACCTATTAATGATATTGAGCTTGTTTTCAAAGATAGTAAAGGTTACGTTTGGATGTTTACAAAAGAGCCGGGAGTAGTCCGATTGAATATGCATAAAGGCGATATAAAACATTTTGTAACCTCTCCAGAAGAAATTATAAAATATGAACGAAAAAATAGGAAACTAATTTTTGAAGATAAAGTCGGCACCGTTTGGGTAGTGCCAACAGATGGAAATTTTTCTTATTTTGACCCTAAATCAAACAAATTAGCTTCATTTATGACTGAAGCAGGCAACCCTAAATCAATTTTCGCACCCAATATAATAAATTACTTTATTGACCATCAAGGGAATTGCTGGCTAGCTTGCAATAGAGGGGCACAAAAAATATCTTTCTTTCCTCATAGGTATGAGGAAAAATTGAACAATCAAAAATATGAAACTCGTTGTTTATTCAAAGATTCGTTAAAAAGAATATGGGTTGCTTCCAAAAATGGTGCAATACGTATTTTCAACCAAGATGGATCTTTATTCGGATATCTAAATGCTCAAGGAACAATTAGTAAAACACAAGTCTCTTTCGAACGAAATGTATACTGTATTTTTGCTGATAATAGAGGAATAATATGGATGGGAACCAAAAAAGACGGGCTATTCAGATTGAATGCCAAAAGTCCCAATCAATTTGGTATAAAACAATACATACATCAGGATAACGATTTATACAGCATCAGTCACAACAGTATATATACTATTTGCCAAGACGATAAAGACCGTGTATGGATAGGGACTTATGGAGGTGGATTAAACTTATTGCAAGAAGATCAGCATGGTAACATGAAGTTTCTGCATAGTGGCAATATATTAAAAAACTATCCTGATGAGCATGGTATGCGTATAAGGCATATTAGTAAAACTCCGAAAGGAGTAATTCTCATTGGAACAACGGATGGATTGATTACATTCTCAGAGCAATTCAGGCAACCTGAAGAAATTAAGTTCTACCGAAACATGCGTATACCCCAAATCTCATCCAGCCTCAGCGGAAATGATATTATGTATACATTTACAGATAAAAGAAACAGAACTTATGTTGCAACATTAACGGGTGGAATCAATAAAATTCTATCTAGTAATTTACTTACTGATTTTATTCGTTTTAAACACTATACAATGGCAAATGGATTAGGATCCGACCTTGTATCGTCCATTTCTGAAGACACTCACGGTTATTTATGGGCTGTATCCGAGAATAGTTTATCCAAATTTGACCCTAACCGTGAAGTGTTTGATAATTTTAGTTCCAATTTTATACAACAAGAATCTAATTTCTCTGAAGCTTCTTCAGTTTTTATGTCTGATAATCGTCTCCTTTTGGGAACAGACATAGGCCTCTTAACAGTAAATACTGATAAAATGAGGAAGAGTAGATACATACCCAACATTGTCTTTACAGGACTAAAGATTCAGGGAAAAGCTCAGGAAATCGCCCTAAATAAGTTGAAAGTATTATCATTAAAACCTTCAGAACGAAATGTCACCTTTCAATTTGCAGCTATTGACTTCACAAATCCTGATGAGATAAATTATGCATATAAACTGAAAGGGCTGGAAAAGAATTGGAACTATGTAGATAAAAACCGTACTGCCAACTACATTAATTTACCCCCAGGCGAATATGAGTTACAAATACGTTCTACTAATGGTGATGGCTTTTGGGTTAATAATGTTCGCAGTTTGTCTGTACACGTCTTACCTACATTTTGGGAAACATATTGGGCCTGGATATTGTATCTGTTTCTGTTCGTATGTATTACGTTAATAACCGTTTACATACTTTTCTATATATACAGACTACGTCATCAGGTAAATATAGAACAAGAGCTGGCCGAAATAAAATTAAAATTTTTCACCGATATATCTCATGAATTTCGTACACCACTAACGCTCATCTCGAGCCCCGTTAATGAAGTATTGGAATGCGAAGAGCTTTCTTTAAAAGCACGCAACCATCTCACTCTGGTACAAAAAAATACAGAACGTATGTTACGTTTGGTAAATCAGATTTTGGATTTCAGAAAGATTCAGAATAAGAAAATGAGGTTGTTCATAGAAGAAACAGATATCTCTGAGTTATTAAATAAAGTTATGGGTAATTTTAACCTGATAGCAAAAGAAAAGCAGATAAACTATAGCCTGCAGACAGATGGTGCAACCATCTATGCATGGATAGACAGAGACAAATTTGAAAAGATACTCTTTAATTTGCTATCTAATGCATTCAAATATACTTCTTATGGAAAATCTGTCAAAATAGGATTAAGTAGTAATAAAAATTATTTCTCTATTTCGGTAACTGACGAAGGTATTGGAATTGAACCAAGTAAATTGACTTCTCTGTTCCAGCGTTTTGGATCACTGACTAAAAGCAATTTTCTACAACCTTCATCTGGCATAGGGCTCTCATTAGTTAAAGAGATGGTTGAGTTACATCATGGAGATATACAGGTAAAAAGCGAATTAGGTAAAGGCAGTGAGTTCAGAATAAATCTGCCACTGAGGCGAGATATTTATGAAGCTGATGCACGGGCAGAATTCATCTTAAATGATAGTCCTGAGATAAATAATCTGTCTCAAAAAGAATTAGAATGCAATAAAGAATTAGCCAAAAACTCCTTTGATAACGAAGAAGAATGTTCCATCTTAATTGTAGAAGACAACTATGAATTAAGAAGTTTTCTGCGAGATATTCTTAATACAAACTACCAGATAATTGAAGCTTCCAATGGAAAGGAAGGAGTAGAAAAAGCCTTGCAGTTTATTCCAGATCTAATTATCAGTGATGTAATGATGCCAATTATGGATGGCCTCGACATGGTAAAAGAAATAAAAGAAAATCGCAATACATGCCACATACCAATTATATTGTTATCAGCAAAATCTTCATTAGATGACCGTATTAAAGGGCTTGAGCAAGGCATTGACGATTACATAACCAAACCATTCAGCTCTTCCTATCTTAAAGCACGAATTGTGTCATTGCTCAAACAACGACAATTGCTTCAAGAAATGTATATGGCTAGTCTCTCCAACAAGCAGGGAATAGAAACATCGAGTATGCTTTCTCCTTCTACACCCAAAATAGCATCTTATGACGAGCTATTTATTCAACAAATTATGGATTTCATGGAAGAACAAATGGACAACTCTGAGCTTACAATAGATGAAATAGCAGAGAATTTAATGCTAAGTCGCACGGTTTTCTACAAAAAGCTGAGATCTATTGTAGGTCTTTCACCTGTTGACTTCATTCGTGAGATACGGATAAAACGTGCTGCGCAGCTTATAGAAACTGATAAATTCAATTTCTCACAAGTCGCATACATGACAGGATTCAATGATCCAAAGTATTTCAGTAAATGCTTCAAAAAACAAATGAAAATCACTCCCTCTGAGTATAAAGATGGACTACATAAAAAACAATAG
- a CDS encoding DUF4221 family protein, which translates to MNKKQMIKISTWGLLSCLFWGTGCKSEHKYVLEPVNEYKEYVIDAESELSTSNLYTFEDHGKEYLTFPVHNKRTILIYDLSSGKLVHNFFFNVASPRGIGSELYGYYAKDLGHIYVPDFMQKVIYETDTTGVFKKTINFSTADDGLNPMRAYYNNLHNVQLTFLGNKLYIPQQMNANLGSSCVEKSPIGITVDTVNGDVRKLPMNFPPLIASKELRSCIEGSLPYSETFDGKRFIYSFSMDENLYVVSPDHHKIQKIKAKSSDIPEIKFKKIPSDFSKTLKMTCEMATYGNIIYDKYRQVYYRFAYPESKLADDEDFLKILNSGKKEFSIIILDKNFNILGETKFPPFTYLPHIFFISKDGLYLSVNHFKRKDFCDWKLRFQKIELIKQ; encoded by the coding sequence ATGAATAAAAAGCAAATGATTAAAATATCTACGTGGGGATTGCTTAGTTGTCTATTTTGGGGTACAGGATGCAAATCGGAACACAAGTATGTTTTGGAGCCCGTGAACGAATATAAAGAGTATGTAATAGACGCTGAGTCTGAACTTTCGACTTCGAATCTCTACACTTTCGAAGATCATGGAAAAGAGTATCTTACTTTTCCTGTTCACAACAAAAGAACCATATTGATTTATGATCTGTCGTCTGGAAAATTAGTTCATAATTTCTTTTTCAATGTAGCCTCCCCCCGAGGAATAGGGTCAGAACTTTATGGCTATTATGCAAAAGATTTGGGCCATATCTATGTTCCTGACTTTATGCAAAAAGTAATTTATGAAACCGACACCACCGGTGTTTTCAAAAAAACAATTAATTTCAGTACTGCTGATGACGGGCTGAACCCTATGCGTGCATACTATAATAATCTGCATAATGTACAGCTGACTTTTTTAGGCAATAAGCTCTATATACCCCAACAAATGAATGCCAATCTAGGTAGCTCATGTGTAGAAAAAAGTCCGATAGGTATAACTGTAGATACGGTGAATGGAGATGTTCGTAAGTTACCTATGAATTTTCCACCTCTCATTGCTTCGAAGGAACTAAGGAGCTGCATAGAAGGAAGCCTTCCTTATAGCGAAACATTTGATGGAAAACGCTTCATTTACTCTTTCAGTATGGACGAAAATTTGTATGTAGTCTCCCCCGATCACCACAAGATACAAAAGATAAAAGCCAAAAGTTCAGATATACCTGAAATAAAATTCAAAAAGATTCCATCCGATTTTTCTAAAACGTTGAAAATGACTTGTGAGATGGCTACTTACGGAAACATTATCTATGATAAATATCGCCAGGTTTATTATCGCTTTGCTTATCCCGAATCAAAATTGGCAGACGATGAGGACTTCTTGAAAATTTTAAACTCGGGTAAGAAAGAGTTCTCAATCATTATTCTGGATAAAAACTTTAATATTTTAGGTGAGACCAAATTCCCTCCATTCACGTATTTGCCCCACATTTTCTTCATTAGTAAGGATGGCCTTTATTTGAGTGTTAATCATTTTAAACGAAAAGATTTCTGTGACTGGAAACTTCGTTTTCAGAAAATTGAGTTGATAAAACAATAA
- a CDS encoding (2Fe-2S)-binding protein, with the protein MSEDVHICHCNGITKGEIAKAIKEKGLTTADEVSDETSAGEVCGGCVSDIEEILDEVNG; encoded by the coding sequence ATGAGTGAAGATGTTCATATTTGCCATTGCAATGGCATAACCAAAGGTGAAATAGCAAAAGCTATCAAAGAAAAAGGATTAACCACTGCCGACGAAGTTAGCGATGAAACATCTGCCGGAGAAGTTTGCGGAGGTTGTGTATCCGATATTGAAGAGATATTAGATGAGGTAAATGGTTAA